A single region of the Bacteroides luhongzhouii genome encodes:
- a CDS encoding RagB/SusD family nutrient uptake outer membrane protein, with protein MKRRNLLHTGIAAVLLLSTGACEDFKFGNAFLDKPFTTDITIDTVYAHKVYAEQALAEVYRSLPDYLPSGGRLCWGILEGMTDLGDAIKPNGIRSYYTGNVSSSTGDMPYILYEGTSDPSFGMSPMTGIRKAYIFLENVDRVPDMTEREKSIRKAEAKMIIAFHYSQMLRYFGGMPWIDHSYLPEDDMTTTRMTVEETVQKIIGLLDEAARILPWKVNAADEGRMTAAGALALKSRVLLFAASPLFNNEKPFMAGEAADKHYVWYGNYAESRWQDALDAGLEMLRANQENNNFYQLVNTGKPREDFVSAYFDRYNGEVLISSHRWTNYTIGTNSFGELLYGMGGASANYADMFEMADGTPFDWNNPTHKAHPFFDAQGNPVRDIRMYETLYVNGDQFRGRELRIAKGESEGCDDISPVLFRLTYNGYGMRKFQRDRADEVNGKFYSCPLIRLPEIYLNIAEAMNELGKATTKDEFGNDAYDYINMVRNRVNMPDLTTAKATPGAELREAILHERAIEFGYEEVRYFDLTRWKRDDLFKTPIERLFITKDSQGVFAYTKDRKVYNERGWIKNWSDRYFLIPIPLSEINKKYGLVQNPGW; from the coding sequence ATGAAAAGAAGAAACCTATTACATACAGGCATTGCAGCCGTACTACTATTGTCGACAGGTGCATGCGAGGACTTCAAATTCGGGAATGCTTTTCTTGACAAGCCGTTCACCACAGACATTACGATCGATACGGTATACGCACATAAAGTTTATGCCGAACAGGCACTAGCCGAAGTATACCGTTCGCTACCCGACTACCTACCCTCCGGTGGAAGATTGTGCTGGGGTATACTGGAAGGCATGACTGACTTGGGAGATGCGATCAAACCCAATGGAATACGCTCTTACTATACGGGAAATGTCAGTTCATCAACCGGCGATATGCCCTACATTCTTTATGAAGGAACTTCCGACCCTTCTTTTGGTATGTCTCCCATGACGGGAATCCGAAAAGCCTATATCTTCCTGGAAAATGTAGACCGGGTACCGGATATGACAGAACGTGAAAAGAGTATTCGAAAAGCGGAAGCAAAGATGATTATAGCTTTCCATTATTCCCAGATGTTACGCTACTTCGGAGGAATGCCCTGGATTGACCACTCCTATCTTCCCGAAGACGACATGACAACCACCCGTATGACTGTGGAGGAAACCGTGCAAAAGATAATAGGATTATTGGATGAAGCAGCAAGAATACTTCCATGGAAAGTAAATGCAGCCGACGAAGGCAGAATGACAGCCGCCGGAGCATTAGCTTTGAAATCACGTGTCCTGTTATTCGCCGCCAGTCCTCTATTCAACAATGAAAAGCCATTTATGGCTGGAGAAGCTGCCGACAAGCATTATGTATGGTATGGAAACTACGCGGAATCCCGCTGGCAGGACGCATTGGATGCCGGACTGGAAATGCTTCGGGCAAATCAGGAGAACAACAATTTCTACCAACTGGTAAATACCGGAAAACCGAGAGAAGACTTTGTCTCTGCCTACTTTGACCGTTATAACGGCGAAGTGCTTATCTCCTCGCACCGTTGGACCAATTACACCATAGGCACCAATTCTTTCGGAGAATTGCTTTATGGTATGGGAGGAGCCAGTGCCAACTATGCCGATATGTTTGAAATGGCAGACGGAACCCCGTTTGACTGGAACAACCCAACACACAAAGCACATCCTTTCTTTGACGCACAGGGAAATCCCGTACGTGATATTCGTATGTACGAAACCCTCTATGTAAACGGCGATCAATTCCGGGGACGTGAGCTCCGCATAGCCAAAGGAGAAAGTGAAGGATGCGATGATATTTCACCTGTACTGTTCCGTCTAACCTATAACGGATATGGTATGCGCAAGTTCCAACGCGACAGAGCCGATGAAGTGAATGGAAAATTCTATTCCTGCCCATTGATCCGCCTGCCTGAAATCTATCTGAATATTGCCGAAGCAATGAATGAACTGGGAAAAGCAACCACGAAAGATGAATTTGGAAACGATGCTTATGATTATATTAACATGGTTCGTAACCGGGTCAATATGCCGGACCTGACCACAGCAAAAGCTACTCCCGGAGCAGAACTACGTGAAGCTATCCTGCACGAGCGCGCCATCGAATTCGGCTATGAAGAGGTACGCTATTTCGACCTGACCCGCTGGAAACGCGATGATTTGTTTAAAACTCCTATCGAGCGTCTTTTTATCACTAAAGACAGTCAGGGAGTTTTTGCCTACACCAAAGACAGAAAAGTGTACAACGAAAGGGGATGGATTAAAAACTGGAGCGACCGTTATTTCCTGATCCCTATACCTTTGAGTGAAATCAACAAGAAATACGGACTGGTACAGAATCCCGGATGGTAA
- a CDS encoding SusC/RagA family TonB-linked outer membrane protein has translation MKRKYIVISMALLSAVTTWAQQITGTVTDALGSPVAGAKVHLVNTPSVSAITDRNGVFVLNGEEGDWMVVSYADAIGKRIRATGKSIQIKLDPQDRMVNMGMASRTADRQTQAVSVVTAEELEKNATPNSFNALYGLVPGLEVMQRTGWTQNPTTLLRGSNNPLIVVDGFPRPIECLNTVEIESVTVLKDGPATALWGARGANGVILVTTKRGQYNTKMQVNVNYKYGMDFPINQPEFANGYEYAAALNEALYYDGLEMQYTRNELDAFKNGSNRDLYANSDWLGEGLRKHTVNNQLDINFRGGGKNLRYYTMLSYKNDYGILNDKYAKYSDRYSAQMRKYELDLRMNIDIDVTPSTLAQLTMLGSLRERKRPSTYESDIFYGLFNTPSGAFPVKTSNGMWGSNSVLKDNPIARIADIGYFKENPRMLQADMRIRQDLSSLTPGLSAEVAVAYDNNAVFKEQGSKNFQYAVNTPIVNVVTGEKEAMSEVYGDNSALTVSCWGMTEQYINTSLEAQIKYDRMFGKHGVNATALYRQESERGLGANNAYKRMYITGMAGYNYNNTYLLDVVFNQYGTSVLPEGDKFRSYPAVSAAWVLSNESFMKKMTAVNLLKIRASYGRAGWDQIPYGLTQQYYIWGGQYYFGDANNVASGNKEDKLAMNNLTLEVSDKYNVGIDMRLFNKLSVTLDAFLDKRSNMLIGADNLISSAIGISVPQQNAGKEEKKGLEISMEWKDNSHKDFHYYVGANLTYIKTKVVENGEGYKPWSYLSGKGSAIGQIFGLEAIGYFRDEADIANSPKQQFSEVRPGDVKYKDMNNDGIIDDNDKHAIGYSSSIPEIYCGIRLGFEYKGFGVDALFQGATRFSKMLNTSSVYWPLRNNTNISKWYLHDKIRWTEETKDIANVPRLSTLNNANNFQNSTQWLVNGEYLKLRNLNVYYDLPKNWISKIKLEQCRIFASANNVFSLDHVKYMNCEDFSVNYPDMFSVYFGASIKF, from the coding sequence ATGAAACGTAAATATATAGTAATCAGTATGGCTTTACTATCTGCTGTGACTACCTGGGCACAGCAGATAACAGGGACAGTGACAGATGCCTTAGGCTCACCTGTTGCAGGTGCTAAGGTACATCTGGTCAACACTCCGAGCGTCTCTGCCATCACTGACCGGAATGGAGTATTTGTATTGAATGGAGAAGAAGGTGACTGGATGGTAGTTTCCTATGCCGATGCCATTGGCAAACGAATCAGGGCTACCGGAAAATCTATTCAGATAAAACTGGATCCGCAGGACAGAATGGTCAATATGGGAATGGCAAGCCGCACCGCAGACCGGCAAACACAAGCCGTATCCGTTGTCACTGCAGAAGAACTCGAAAAAAACGCAACTCCCAATTCTTTTAACGCTCTCTATGGATTGGTTCCCGGACTGGAAGTAATGCAACGTACCGGCTGGACCCAGAACCCCACGACTTTGCTACGCGGCAGTAATAATCCCTTGATTGTGGTAGACGGTTTTCCACGTCCTATCGAATGTCTCAACACGGTAGAAATAGAATCGGTGACCGTACTCAAAGATGGACCGGCTACTGCTCTTTGGGGAGCCCGCGGAGCCAATGGGGTGATTCTCGTAACTACAAAACGAGGACAATATAACACCAAAATGCAGGTGAACGTCAACTATAAATACGGGATGGACTTCCCCATCAACCAACCGGAATTTGCCAATGGCTATGAATATGCAGCAGCCTTGAACGAAGCCTTGTACTATGACGGACTGGAAATGCAATATACCCGCAACGAACTGGACGCTTTCAAAAACGGCAGCAACCGGGATTTGTATGCAAATTCTGACTGGCTTGGCGAAGGATTGAGAAAACATACCGTCAACAACCAGCTCGACATCAATTTCCGCGGAGGAGGAAAAAACTTACGTTACTACACGATGTTAAGTTATAAGAATGATTACGGAATATTGAACGACAAATACGCCAAATACTCCGATCGTTATTCTGCACAGATGAGAAAATACGAACTTGATTTACGGATGAATATTGATATTGATGTCACTCCCTCTACCCTGGCACAACTAACCATGTTAGGTTCACTACGGGAACGGAAACGTCCGTCTACTTATGAAAGTGACATTTTCTACGGTCTGTTCAATACTCCCTCCGGTGCTTTCCCTGTGAAAACCTCTAACGGAATGTGGGGTAGCAACTCTGTGTTAAAAGACAATCCGATTGCCCGTATTGCAGACATCGGTTATTTCAAAGAAAACCCCAGAATGTTGCAGGCGGACATGAGAATCCGGCAGGATTTGTCATCGCTGACTCCGGGACTTAGTGCCGAAGTAGCTGTTGCCTACGATAATAATGCAGTATTTAAAGAACAAGGTAGCAAGAACTTCCAGTATGCAGTCAACACACCGATAGTCAATGTTGTCACCGGAGAAAAAGAAGCCATGTCTGAAGTTTATGGAGACAACAGTGCATTGACCGTCAGTTGTTGGGGAATGACCGAGCAATATATCAACACTAGTCTGGAAGCCCAGATAAAATACGATCGCATGTTCGGAAAACACGGAGTGAACGCCACCGCTCTATATCGTCAGGAGTCGGAAAGAGGACTGGGAGCCAATAATGCCTATAAACGTATGTATATCACGGGGATGGCAGGATACAATTACAACAATACTTATTTGCTGGATGTGGTATTCAATCAATACGGGACCAGCGTTTTGCCCGAAGGTGATAAGTTCCGCAGTTATCCGGCAGTATCGGCTGCCTGGGTGTTATCCAACGAATCATTCATGAAAAAAATGACTGCTGTAAATCTTTTGAAGATTCGTGCTTCTTACGGACGTGCCGGATGGGACCAGATTCCCTACGGACTTACTCAACAATACTATATCTGGGGTGGACAATACTACTTTGGCGATGCCAATAACGTGGCCAGCGGTAACAAAGAAGATAAACTGGCTATGAACAATCTGACTCTCGAAGTTTCCGACAAATACAATGTAGGAATAGATATGCGTCTCTTTAACAAATTAAGTGTCACATTAGACGCCTTCCTCGACAAAAGAAGCAATATGCTGATTGGAGCAGACAATCTGATTTCTTCTGCCATCGGTATCAGCGTACCCCAGCAAAATGCCGGCAAAGAAGAAAAGAAAGGACTGGAAATAAGTATGGAATGGAAAGATAATAGCCACAAAGACTTTCATTATTATGTAGGAGCCAATCTGACGTATATCAAAACCAAAGTCGTAGAAAACGGAGAAGGTTATAAGCCTTGGAGTTACCTGTCCGGCAAAGGATCAGCTATCGGACAAATATTTGGTCTGGAAGCAATCGGTTATTTCCGCGATGAGGCAGATATCGCAAATAGTCCGAAGCAACAATTCTCGGAAGTACGCCCGGGGGATGTGAAATACAAAGACATGAACAACGATGGTATTATCGACGATAATGACAAGCATGCCATCGGATATTCAAGCAGTATTCCCGAGATCTATTGCGGCATTCGCCTTGGATTTGAGTATAAAGGCTTCGGAGTAGACGCTTTGTTCCAAGGAGCGACACGTTTCAGCAAAATGCTGAATACAAGTAGTGTGTACTGGCCATTACGCAATAACACCAACATATCCAAATGGTATCTGCACGATAAAATCCGCTGGACGGAAGAAACAAAAGATATAGCCAATGTACCCCGTTTGTCAACACTGAACAATGCCAATAATTTCCAAAACAGTACGCAATGGCTGGTAAATGGTGAATACCTGAAGTTACGTAACCTGAATGTATATTACGACCTGCCGAAGAACTGGATATCGAAAATCAAGCTGGAACAATGCCGTATCTTCGCCAGTGCGAACAATGTTTTTTCGCTCGATCATGTTAAATACATGAACTGCGAAGATTTCAGCGTCAACTACCCGGATATGTTCTCTGTCTATTTCGGAGCCAGTATTAAATTCTAA
- a CDS encoding RagB/SusD family nutrient uptake outer membrane protein, whose amino-acid sequence MKLTKYITTACIAALFTGCDYLDFDETTGMTKEEMYSYFSNVTSLSTFVYSQLPQDFGAIGDALRDAATDNAVYTWNQSSVYNVYNGTWSPLKTVDDVWGNYYTAIREANSFLENYSLEVLERFKWNVDYEIDVEKAKMRVHEVRALRAFFYLELAKRYGDIPLLTRTYQIDEINSVEKTPFDKVIDFIVDECDKAAPELPVSYKDFYNETGRATRGMAMSVKARALLYAASKLHNPSHATDKWKKAAKASYDIIKTGWYTLPNIDVDPLYDVNGGNVVLNSSQLIFERRNNDDNAFESRNLPIGFENGNSGNTPTQNLVDAYEMADGTPFSWENTKHASKPYSGRDPRFYKAILYNEASFMGTKIETFEGGRNASPITGATLTGYYLRKYMNETVSLSPTNPIKKPHHFILFRYAETLLNYAEAMNELGGPDYTSDADELPMSARTALNMVRSAANMPNITDNGDDFTTRLRNERRIELAFEDHRFWDIRRWMIGDVVKDIYGVKVTKKGSKYSYTPVKIQTRVWDEKMNLYPIAQSEIYKNGNLTQNDGWE is encoded by the coding sequence ATGAAACTAACTAAATATATCACAACAGCCTGCATAGCAGCTCTCTTCACCGGATGCGATTATCTGGATTTCGATGAAACCACCGGAATGACAAAAGAAGAAATGTACTCCTATTTCAGCAATGTAACAAGCTTATCGACTTTTGTTTACTCTCAATTACCACAAGACTTCGGTGCAATAGGAGATGCGCTAAGGGATGCCGCAACAGACAACGCTGTATATACTTGGAATCAAAGCAGCGTATATAATGTATATAATGGAACCTGGAGCCCGCTCAAAACAGTAGATGATGTATGGGGAAACTACTATACTGCTATCCGTGAAGCCAATTCATTCCTGGAAAACTATTCGCTCGAGGTACTGGAACGTTTCAAATGGAATGTGGATTACGAAATTGATGTGGAAAAAGCTAAAATGCGCGTACATGAAGTACGTGCCCTCCGTGCTTTCTTCTATTTGGAGCTAGCCAAACGTTATGGTGATATCCCCCTGTTGACACGCACTTATCAGATAGATGAGATTAATTCCGTAGAAAAGACTCCGTTTGACAAAGTGATTGATTTTATTGTCGATGAATGTGACAAGGCAGCACCGGAATTACCAGTCAGTTACAAAGATTTCTATAATGAGACCGGACGTGCTACACGAGGAATGGCCATGTCTGTCAAGGCACGCGCTTTACTGTATGCTGCCAGCAAACTTCACAATCCTTCTCACGCCACTGACAAATGGAAGAAAGCTGCCAAAGCATCTTATGACATTATTAAAACGGGATGGTACACTTTACCCAACATTGATGTTGATCCTTTGTATGACGTGAACGGAGGAAACGTAGTTCTCAACTCGTCCCAACTGATTTTTGAACGCCGTAACAATGACGACAACGCTTTCGAATCAAGAAACCTTCCAATCGGTTTCGAGAACGGAAACAGTGGCAATACTCCAACACAAAACCTGGTCGATGCTTACGAAATGGCGGACGGCACTCCGTTCAGCTGGGAAAATACCAAACATGCATCCAAACCATACTCCGGACGTGATCCGCGTTTCTACAAAGCTATCCTTTACAATGAAGCTTCCTTCATGGGTACCAAAATAGAAACATTCGAAGGTGGCAGAAATGCATCACCCATTACGGGAGCCACACTGACCGGATATTATCTACGCAAATATATGAATGAAACAGTCTCCCTGTCTCCAACCAATCCGATCAAAAAGCCTCATCACTTCATCCTGTTCAGATATGCAGAAACATTGCTGAACTATGCAGAAGCCATGAACGAACTTGGCGGACCGGACTATACCTCCGATGCCGATGAACTGCCAATGTCAGCACGCACAGCTCTGAATATGGTTCGTAGCGCAGCCAATATGCCTAATATTACGGACAATGGAGATGACTTCACCACTCGTCTGCGCAACGAACGCCGCATAGAACTCGCTTTCGAGGATCATCGTTTTTGGGACATCCGCCGCTGGATGATCGGAGATGTAGTGAAAGATATCTATGGAGTAAAAGTCACTAAAAAAGGATCAAAATACAGTTATACTCCGGTGAAGATACAGACACGCGTCTGGGACGAAAAGATGAATCTTTATCCTATCGCTCAATCGGAGATTTATAAAAATGGCAACTTAACACAAAACGACGGCTGGGAGTAA
- a CDS encoding glycoside hydrolase family 16 protein, producing the protein MKQVISILLLWIGVLSCQSEDINIYTLHAKDESKAIDGWKLIWSEEFNQEGPQFDADKWIFEPKGNSPWNKYLTGNTEQAYVQNGRLILRAEKKDGQYMTGGISTRGKAGFKYGKLEICAKFNSLQGGWPAIWLLPVQRQYPNPPGANEYGGEIDIMEQVSLEKVAWHTVHSHYTLDLGLDKNPPRAGGGTYKENEFNLYTLEWTPEELTFLINGEETFSYPNMHLENEAEMKQWPFDVPYYLILNYALGGEGTWPGEIDDSGLPGQMEIEYIRYYQQEEENKPDDGDDEEEEEPSENLVENGDFEQDFAADKKPGIWAAWQTQGSNTLNYLNMWFAKTGDALVVDGSTGANGSSSSLKYAASVANSWDVDLSYPMQGVEAGKYKFSFYVKTNQDDTPFVTSITLCENDEDIAKEAKYQKAIVLQNGKQEIKTGVNDIWGTQINRAGKEWKQYSMIVNIPDNKLVKFVFKPCAGNNNSLSGYDCKKADNVVYWFDKVTLEPTDEAGPGEGEEPATELVKNGSFEKDFAADKQPGIYAAWQTQGNNTLNFLDMWFAKPDVTNPSLSIDTSTGANGSNRSLKYTAEKVDNTWGVDLSYPLQGVKPGKYELSFYAKTNQTESPFITSITLCENNEDIAKEAKFQKAIVLQNGAQTIESGENDIWGTVINQAGKEWKKYAVTVDIPTNVLVKFVFKLCAGANNQLTGYNATATDNVIYWFDDVSLKLVTE; encoded by the coding sequence ATGAAACAAGTAATAAGCATTTTATTGTTATGGATTGGAGTATTATCCTGCCAGTCGGAAGACATCAATATCTATACACTACATGCCAAAGACGAATCAAAGGCAATAGACGGCTGGAAATTGATCTGGTCGGAAGAGTTTAATCAGGAAGGTCCCCAATTTGATGCAGACAAATGGATTTTTGAGCCGAAAGGTAATTCTCCATGGAACAAATATTTAACGGGAAATACAGAACAAGCTTATGTACAAAACGGAAGACTCATTCTACGCGCAGAGAAAAAAGACGGTCAGTACATGACCGGAGGTATAAGCACACGTGGAAAAGCGGGATTCAAGTATGGAAAGCTGGAGATATGCGCCAAGTTCAACAGTTTACAGGGAGGTTGGCCGGCTATTTGGTTACTACCGGTACAACGGCAGTATCCAAATCCTCCGGGAGCAAATGAGTATGGAGGAGAAATCGATATTATGGAACAAGTCAGCCTTGAGAAAGTAGCTTGGCATACAGTACATAGTCACTATACGTTGGATTTAGGTCTGGACAAAAACCCACCACGTGCAGGAGGCGGGACTTATAAGGAAAATGAATTCAACCTATACACCCTCGAATGGACTCCGGAAGAACTGACATTCCTGATTAACGGTGAGGAAACATTCAGTTATCCGAATATGCATCTGGAAAATGAAGCGGAAATGAAGCAATGGCCGTTCGACGTTCCCTACTATCTGATTCTAAACTATGCCCTTGGTGGTGAAGGCACATGGCCGGGGGAAATTGATGACTCCGGATTACCGGGACAAATGGAAATCGAATATATCCGTTATTACCAACAGGAAGAAGAAAACAAACCGGATGACGGAGATGATGAGGAAGAAGAGGAACCGTCTGAAAATTTGGTTGAAAACGGAGACTTTGAACAGGATTTTGCAGCGGACAAGAAACCGGGTATATGGGCAGCCTGGCAAACACAAGGCAGCAACACGTTGAATTATCTGAATATGTGGTTTGCAAAAACCGGAGATGCTTTGGTGGTAGACGGTAGTACAGGAGCAAACGGCAGTAGTAGTTCTCTTAAATATGCTGCCAGTGTAGCAAACAGTTGGGACGTAGACTTGTCTTATCCTATGCAAGGAGTGGAAGCCGGTAAATATAAGTTTAGTTTCTACGTAAAAACGAATCAGGATGATACACCTTTCGTTACCAGCATCACCCTATGCGAAAATGATGAAGATATAGCCAAAGAAGCGAAATACCAGAAAGCAATCGTTCTTCAAAATGGCAAACAAGAGATAAAGACCGGAGTCAACGATATTTGGGGGACACAAATCAACCGGGCAGGAAAAGAATGGAAACAATACTCCATGATTGTGAATATCCCGGACAACAAACTGGTGAAATTCGTATTCAAGCCTTGTGCGGGAAATAATAACAGTTTGAGTGGTTACGACTGCAAGAAAGCGGACAATGTAGTTTACTGGTTCGACAAAGTAACCCTCGAGCCGACCGATGAAGCCGGACCGGGAGAAGGCGAAGAGCCTGCCACCGAATTGGTAAAAAACGGAAGTTTTGAGAAAGACTTCGCTGCAGATAAACAACCGGGAATATATGCAGCCTGGCAGACACAAGGTAATAATACCCTGAACTTTCTGGATATGTGGTTTGCAAAACCGGACGTCACCAATCCGTCACTTTCCATAGATACCAGCACAGGAGCTAATGGTAGCAATCGTTCTTTGAAATATACCGCCGAGAAAGTTGATAATACCTGGGGAGTAGACTTGTCATACCCACTACAAGGAGTAAAACCCGGTAAATACGAATTGAGCTTCTATGCTAAAACCAATCAGACGGAATCTCCGTTCATCACCAGTATCACTCTTTGCGAAAACAATGAAGATATTGCCAAAGAAGCTAAGTTCCAGAAGGCAATTGTATTGCAAAATGGAGCGCAAACTATCGAGTCCGGCGAAAATGATATTTGGGGAACAGTTATCAATCAGGCAGGTAAAGAATGGAAAAAGTATGCTGTAACTGTAGATATTCCTACCAATGTACTAGTCAAGTTTGTATTCAAACTATGTGCAGGTGCCAATAACCAACTGACCGGTTACAATGCTACGGCAACAGACAATGTTATTTATTGGTTCGATGATGTTTCTCTGAAACTGGTAACGGAATAA